The following are encoded together in the Marinitoga sp. 1197 genome:
- the oraE gene encoding D-ornithine 4,5-aminomutase subunit OraE, giving the protein MKLEPNKKLNVEEILKDLDKYRPKRKGWTWRKKLPPRTKIGNFEYYEISEPLKNFVALPAAHYFNNIDPQPQEVITSEIASGRFEEDIRRMRMAAWHGADHIMVIRTLGQSHMDGLIEGTPEGIGGIPITRKQLRASRKALDLIEEEVGRPINFHSYVSGVAGPEVAVLFAEEGVNGAHQDPQYNVLYRGINMIRSFVDAAVAKKIMASVDMLQIDGAHNANASAKFAWKVMPELLVQHAINSLYSVKAGMKKENIALSTVPPIVSPTPEFRLNFVYAITIRELFKDYKFRAQMNTRYIESDLFDATRIHVLDTLISRLTKADIQSTITPDEGRNVPWHINSIRGVETAKHTLIALDGIKEMVQINWDNVREKVRELKMRAILMLEEIVEMGGYFEAVENGMFVDNGEYPERMGDGIVRKKDGGIGAGSVVPRDKDYMAPVCHHFGYNNLPENLEKPCDLINGCTLCNPDKIQYIDELDEEDNVYKRLNKIKEYRENNLIKPEVEWSYDGYIQLDMTIPESPEYAEAAALEICKRMGLEDAQVISKTILHPTEATYVELKAKVPFAIKKDELTLPKKAEIMSDDELFEFFAKNKVKVVAGTVGNDEHNVGIREILDIKHGGIEKYGIKYEYLGTSVPPEKLIDAAIEFGAQAILASMIVTHNDVHVENMKKLHQLAIEKGVRDKILLIVGGTQLNDDLAKENGMDAGFGRGTKGAHVATFIAKKLKEMLGD; this is encoded by the coding sequence ATGAAATTAGAGCCTAACAAAAAATTAAATGTAGAAGAAATATTAAAAGATTTAGATAAATATAGACCAAAAAGAAAAGGGTGGACATGGAGAAAAAAATTACCTCCAAGAACAAAAATTGGTAACTTTGAATATTATGAGATAAGCGAACCTTTAAAAAATTTTGTTGCATTACCAGCTGCTCATTACTTTAACAATATAGATCCTCAACCTCAAGAAGTTATAACATCAGAAATTGCATCTGGTAGATTTGAAGAAGACATTAGAAGAATGAGAATGGCTGCATGGCATGGTGCAGATCATATAATGGTTATCAGAACATTAGGCCAAAGCCATATGGATGGGTTAATAGAGGGAACACCAGAAGGAATAGGTGGAATTCCAATTACTAGAAAGCAATTAAGAGCTTCAAGAAAAGCCCTTGATTTAATAGAAGAAGAAGTAGGAAGACCTATTAATTTTCATAGTTATGTTTCTGGTGTTGCAGGTCCAGAAGTTGCAGTATTATTTGCTGAAGAAGGGGTAAATGGAGCGCATCAGGATCCTCAATATAATGTATTATATAGAGGAATAAATATGATTAGATCATTTGTCGATGCTGCAGTCGCTAAAAAAATAATGGCATCAGTAGATATGCTTCAAATTGATGGTGCTCATAATGCAAATGCATCAGCAAAATTCGCATGGAAAGTTATGCCAGAATTATTGGTGCAACATGCTATAAACTCATTATATTCTGTTAAAGCAGGAATGAAAAAAGAAAATATTGCACTATCTACTGTTCCCCCAATTGTTTCACCAACACCAGAATTTAGATTAAACTTTGTATATGCAATAACAATAAGAGAATTGTTTAAAGATTATAAATTTAGAGCTCAAATGAATACAAGATATATAGAATCTGATCTCTTTGACGCAACAAGAATACATGTGCTTGACACATTAATTTCTAGATTAACAAAAGCAGATATACAATCAACAATTACACCAGACGAAGGAAGAAATGTGCCATGGCATATTAATTCAATACGTGGTGTAGAAACTGCAAAACATACATTAATTGCTTTAGATGGAATTAAAGAAATGGTTCAGATAAATTGGGATAATGTAAGGGAAAAAGTTAGAGAATTAAAAATGAGAGCAATATTAATGTTAGAAGAAATAGTAGAAATGGGTGGATATTTCGAAGCAGTTGAAAATGGAATGTTTGTTGATAATGGTGAATATCCAGAAAGAATGGGTGATGGTATTGTTAGAAAGAAAGATGGTGGTATAGGAGCAGGTTCAGTTGTCCCAAGAGATAAAGACTATATGGCTCCAGTATGTCATCATTTTGGGTATAATAATCTTCCAGAAAATTTAGAAAAACCATGTGATTTAATAAATGGATGTACATTATGTAATCCAGACAAAATACAATATATCGATGAACTTGACGAAGAAGATAATGTATATAAGAGATTAAACAAAATAAAAGAATATAGAGAAAATAATTTAATAAAACCAGAAGTTGAATGGAGTTATGATGGATATATACAACTTGATATGACAATTCCTGAATCACCAGAATATGCAGAAGCAGCAGCTCTTGAAATATGTAAAAGAATGGGTTTAGAAGATGCTCAGGTAATTTCAAAAACAATACTTCATCCAACAGAGGCAACATATGTTGAGTTAAAAGCTAAAGTGCCATTTGCTATAAAGAAAGATGAATTAACATTACCTAAAAAAGCAGAAATAATGTCAGACGATGAATTATTCGAATTCTTTGCTAAAAATAAGGTTAAAGTTGTTGCGGGAACAGTTGGAAATGATGAACACAATGTTGGTATAAGGGAAATACTTGATATAAAACATGGCGGAATTGAAAAATACGGTATAAAATATGAATATCTTGGCACAAGTGTTCCACCAGAAAAGCTTATAGATGCTGCAATTGAATTTGGTGCTCAAGCGATTCTTGCTTCAATGATTGTTACACATAATGATGTCCATGTTGAGAATATGAAAAAATTACATCAACTTGCAATAGAAAAAGGTGTAAGAGATAAAATACTATTAATTGTTGGTGGTACTCAATTAAATGATGATTTAGCAAAAGAAAATGGAATGGATGCTGGATTTGGAAGGGGAACAAAAGGAGCACACGTTGCAACATTCATCGCTAAAAAATTGAAAGAAATGCTGGGAGATTAA
- a CDS encoding ornithine aminomutase subunit alpha → MEPRKSDFEERAKRLKNMTDEELDKYFWELVEKVVDPLIDLASTHTSPSVERSVLLRMGFNSMEAKALVDKFFEKHILGKGAGNIVYTIAKEHNIDYIQAGRELIAGKYWEDVERIFVHGGDK, encoded by the coding sequence ATGGAGCCAAGAAAATCTGATTTTGAAGAAAGAGCAAAACGTCTTAAAAACATGACAGATGAAGAATTAGATAAATATTTCTGGGAATTAGTAGAAAAAGTTGTAGATCCTTTAATTGATTTAGCTTCTACACATACATCACCTTCTGTTGAAAGATCTGTATTACTCAGAATGGGTTTTAATAGCATGGAAGCGAAAGCTTTAGTTGATAAATTCTTCGAAAAGCATATTCTTGGTAAAGGTGCAGGAAATATTGTGTATACAATTGCTAAAGAGCACAATATCGATTATATACAGGCTGGAAGAGAATTAATTGCTGGAAAATATTGGGAAGATGTTGAAAGAATTTTTGTTCATGGAGGCGATAAATAA
- the ortB gene encoding 2-amino-4-oxopentanoate thiolase subunit OrtB: MNDMSYDAVMLRKNEIMKKSVGVDYTKYEIEGIAFDYETMMKDAGYTIDEIKKIQLETGVGNTPLVELKNINKLIRKLAPKGKGARIFVKDEATNPSGSFKDRRASVSAYRAKIMGYKGIMAATSGNYGAAVASQASKRGLKSIIVQECYDSKGIGQPEILEKARACEAYGAEVVQLSVGPELFYYFLVLLEETGYFNASLYTPFGIAGVETLGYEIAEQSIKQFGKYPDAVVITHAGGGNLTGTARGLKKAGAENTKVIGASVDLHGLHMASDKDFNKKSFTTGHTGFGIPFATFPDRSDVPRNAARPLRYMDEYVLVTQGEVFYITEMLANIEGMQRGPAGNTSLAAAFALAMEMDEDQIIVVNETEYTGAGKLPSAQLTFAKENGIEIKFGDPINEDIPGKNIVLPDHPSKIKVIKYPLEKLRKSYIKELKKRYGKKDFTNNELKFIAEDLSISIEEVKNLIKEVIS, from the coding sequence ATGAATGATATGAGTTATGATGCAGTAATGTTGAGAAAAAATGAAATAATGAAAAAATCTGTAGGTGTTGATTATACAAAATATGAAATAGAAGGAATTGCCTTTGATTATGAAACAATGATGAAAGATGCTGGATATACAATTGATGAAATAAAAAAAATACAGCTGGAAACAGGTGTAGGAAATACACCATTGGTAGAACTAAAGAATATAAATAAATTGATAAGAAAATTAGCGCCAAAGGGTAAAGGAGCAAGGATATTTGTAAAGGATGAAGCGACAAATCCTTCCGGATCTTTTAAAGATAGAAGAGCCTCGGTAAGTGCATATAGAGCAAAAATAATGGGATATAAAGGAATTATGGCAGCAACAAGTGGTAATTATGGTGCTGCTGTTGCTTCTCAAGCCTCAAAAAGAGGTTTAAAATCGATAATTGTTCAGGAATGTTATGACAGTAAAGGGATTGGACAACCAGAAATATTAGAAAAAGCAAGAGCCTGTGAAGCGTATGGAGCTGAAGTTGTTCAATTAAGTGTGGGTCCTGAGCTATTTTATTATTTTTTAGTATTACTGGAAGAAACAGGGTATTTTAATGCATCATTGTATACACCTTTTGGAATTGCAGGTGTTGAAACGCTTGGATATGAAATAGCTGAGCAATCAATAAAACAATTCGGAAAATATCCTGATGCTGTAGTTATCACACATGCTGGTGGTGGAAACTTAACAGGAACTGCAAGAGGGTTAAAAAAGGCCGGTGCTGAAAACACAAAAGTGATAGGCGCGAGTGTTGATTTACATGGATTGCATATGGCATCGGATAAAGACTTTAATAAAAAATCATTTACAACAGGCCATACAGGATTTGGAATTCCATTTGCAACGTTTCCGGATAGGTCAGATGTACCAAGAAATGCAGCTAGACCCTTAAGATATATGGATGAATACGTTTTAGTAACCCAGGGAGAAGTATTTTATATAACAGAAATGCTTGCAAATATTGAAGGTATGCAAAGAGGGCCAGCTGGAAACACTTCATTAGCTGCTGCATTCGCATTGGCGATGGAAATGGATGAAGATCAAATAATAGTAGTTAACGAAACCGAATATACAGGTGCTGGGAAATTGCCTTCAGCACAATTAACTTTTGCAAAGGAAAATGGAATTGAAATAAAGTTCGGCGATCCAATAAATGAAGATATTCCTGGTAAAAATATAGTATTGCCTGATCATCCATCAAAAATAAAGGTAATAAAATACCCATTAGAAAAATTAAGAAAGTCATATATAAAAGAATTAAAAAAACGTTATGGAAAAAAAGACTTCACAAACAATGAATTGAAGTTTATAGCAGAGGACCTTTCTATATCAATTGAAGAAGTTAAAAATCTCATTAAGGAGGTTATCTCATAA
- a CDS encoding MalY/PatB family protein, translated as MKYIDRKNTDSIKWDWYEWNKHLFIEKDVLPMWVADMDFEAPKEVIHALNERIEHGVYGYTFEPVDLKDNIINWLKYKHNWEIKKDWLLSMHGVIPALNFSIQLYTNPGDNILIQTPVYPPFMSSIKNNNRKLLINELKLENNHYEIDFDDFERKTKNAKMFILCSPHNPIGRVWKKDELEKMAEICLKNDVLIVSDEIHADLTFKNFKHIPIASISEEVSNNTIILMAPSKTFNIAGFHYAFAVIKNIKLKNKFKNWIKQSGLFLHNIAGLVAANAAYKYGKNWLIETMEYIEENYKFVREYFEKNIPEVRVIKSEGTFLVWLDFRKLNLSQDELKDLLEKKAKIGLNNGITFGTNGEGFMRMNIATSRDNIIEACRRIEKAIKGE; from the coding sequence ATGAAGTATATCGATAGAAAAAACACAGATTCTATAAAATGGGACTGGTATGAATGGAATAAACATCTTTTTATAGAAAAAGATGTTTTACCAATGTGGGTAGCTGATATGGATTTTGAAGCTCCTAAAGAAGTTATACATGCATTAAATGAAAGAATAGAACATGGGGTGTACGGGTATACTTTTGAGCCAGTTGATTTAAAAGATAATATAATAAATTGGTTAAAATATAAACATAATTGGGAAATAAAAAAAGATTGGCTATTATCCATGCATGGAGTTATTCCCGCTTTAAATTTCTCAATTCAATTATACACAAATCCTGGGGATAATATTTTAATTCAAACTCCAGTTTATCCACCATTTATGAGTTCAATAAAAAATAATAATAGAAAACTTTTAATTAATGAATTAAAATTAGAAAATAATCATTATGAAATAGATTTTGATGACTTTGAGAGAAAAACAAAAAATGCTAAAATGTTTATTTTATGTAGTCCTCATAATCCTATAGGAAGAGTGTGGAAAAAAGACGAATTAGAAAAAATGGCAGAGATTTGTCTAAAAAACGATGTCTTAATTGTATCTGACGAAATACATGCTGATTTAACTTTTAAAAATTTTAAGCATATACCAATTGCTTCTATTTCAGAAGAAGTTTCAAATAACACAATAATCTTAATGGCACCAAGTAAAACTTTTAATATAGCAGGATTTCATTATGCTTTTGCTGTAATAAAAAATATAAAATTAAAAAATAAATTTAAAAACTGGATTAAACAAAGCGGATTATTTTTACATAATATAGCTGGTTTAGTTGCAGCAAATGCTGCTTACAAATACGGAAAAAATTGGTTAATAGAAACTATGGAATATATCGAAGAAAATTATAAATTTGTTAGAGAATATTTTGAAAAAAATATACCTGAAGTAAGAGTAATAAAATCAGAAGGAACATTTTTAGTTTGGTTAGACTTTAGAAAATTAAATTTATCTCAGGATGAATTAAAAGATTTACTTGAAAAAAAAGCTAAAATTGGTTTAAATAATGGAATTACTTTTGGAACTAACGGAGAAGGCTTTATGAGAATGAATATTGCAACTTCAAGAGACAATATAATAGAAGCGTGCAGAAGAATTGAAAAGGCTATTAAAGGAGAATAA
- the ortA gene encoding 2-amino-4-oxopentanoate thiolase subunit OrtA: MIAKKNDWVQIYFIGLSPEERANNLPEDTKRVPLEIRIKGFLLADKAEIGDEVEIETPVGRIVKGKLEEIYPKYKHNFGKPVIELLQIGKQLREMIEGDQE; the protein is encoded by the coding sequence ATGATTGCTAAAAAAAATGATTGGGTTCAAATATATTTTATTGGGTTATCTCCAGAAGAGCGAGCTAATAATCTTCCAGAGGATACCAAACGTGTTCCTCTGGAAATACGTATAAAAGGTTTTTTATTGGCAGATAAAGCAGAAATAGGAGACGAAGTTGAAATAGAAACTCCTGTTGGAAGAATTGTAAAAGGAAAACTTGAAGAGATTTATCCAAAATACAAACATAATTTTGGAAAACCGGTAATTGAATTACTACAAATTGGAAAACAATTAAGAGAAATGATCGAAGGTGATCAGGAATGA